One genomic region from Cellulomonas hominis encodes:
- a CDS encoding HNH endonuclease produces MVASRTGSTAYLRARRIVLTSARRQGLTHCPGYTDEAGVYHPCGVELDYVTPLLDNSAETDHIVEYRHGGTDDPSNLRVLCRWQNRERSRERAPVAVAPPTDFPVSQDW; encoded by the coding sequence ATGGTCGCCAGCCGCACGGGCAGCACGGCCTACCTCCGAGCTCGTCGGATCGTTCTGACGAGTGCGCGCCGGCAGGGCCTGACGCACTGCCCGGGCTACACCGACGAGGCCGGGGTCTACCACCCGTGCGGGGTCGAGCTCGACTACGTCACGCCGCTGCTGGACAACTCGGCCGAGACCGACCACATCGTCGAGTACCGCCACGGCGGGACGGACGACCCCAGCAACCTCCGGGTCCTGTGTCGCTGGCAGAACCGCGAACGCAGCCGTGAGCGCGCGCCGGTTGCCGTCGCCCCGCCGACCGACTTCCCCGTCTCGCAGGACTGGTGA
- a CDS encoding HNH endonuclease produces the protein MGFFQLDDKVWAGPKFEELLEQVGPARAAEAMGVWSLAGARCRHSGFDGLISESMLVRIWGERRMVRRAAQALVEVRFWHAPGHDCERCPQPEKGSWVFHQWFQFRYPTGEAEKVAVAKRKELRDEAIVEAVWARDTDPATGKTPCRYCGRDVARPRHGGNRKTELLGTLDHVDPALADGARNLVVACSECNQRKGQRPPERAGMTLRPAPTRVAENAVQDHGSSSGGVPPAGAPAGARQAGAGAGSGVGVGGAGSGVGRAGAPPPTGVPEAGYGGGSPWKGHRGRAPAQHLIDEATCPTHHEPRPCRKCHLGATP, from the coding sequence GTGGGGTTCTTCCAACTGGACGACAAGGTCTGGGCGGGGCCGAAGTTCGAGGAGCTGCTCGAGCAGGTCGGCCCGGCCCGGGCCGCCGAGGCGATGGGCGTGTGGTCGCTGGCCGGCGCCCGCTGCCGGCACTCGGGGTTCGACGGCCTGATCTCGGAGTCGATGCTCGTCCGCATCTGGGGCGAGCGCCGCATGGTGCGCCGCGCCGCGCAGGCGCTCGTCGAGGTGCGGTTCTGGCACGCCCCGGGGCACGACTGCGAGCGCTGCCCGCAGCCGGAGAAGGGGTCGTGGGTGTTCCACCAGTGGTTCCAGTTCCGCTACCCCACGGGCGAGGCGGAGAAGGTCGCCGTCGCCAAGCGCAAGGAGCTGCGCGACGAGGCGATCGTCGAGGCCGTCTGGGCCCGCGACACCGACCCTGCGACGGGCAAGACGCCGTGCCGCTACTGCGGCCGCGACGTCGCGCGCCCGCGCCACGGGGGCAACCGCAAGACCGAGCTGCTCGGCACGCTCGACCACGTCGACCCGGCGCTCGCGGACGGCGCGAGGAACCTCGTCGTGGCGTGTTCTGAGTGCAACCAGCGCAAGGGTCAGCGGCCGCCGGAGCGTGCCGGAATGACGCTGCGACCTGCACCGACGCGCGTTGCTGAGAACGCTGTTCAAGATCACGGATCAAGTTCCGGCGGTGTGCCCCCCGCGGGCGCGCCCGCGGGGGCGCGCCAGGCGGGGGCTGGGGCGGGGTCGGGTGTGGGTGTCGGCGGGGCGGGGTCGGGCGTGGGCCGGGCAGGGGCTCCGCCGCCGACCGGGGTGCCCGAGGCCGGCTACGGAGGTGGGTCGCCGTGGAAGGGCCACCGCGGACGCGCTCCGGCGCAGCACCTGATCGACGAGGCGACCTGCCCGACCCACCACGAGCCGAGGCCCTGCAGGAAGTGCCACCTGGGAGCGACGCCATGA